TGCTATTTTTCCTGTGCTATCAACATCTATTTTTTCAGCTGCTGGTGCTTTAGGAAGTCCAGGCATAGTCATTATTTCTCCAGTTAAGGCTACAAGGAATCCTGCTCCTGCAGAAACTTTAATGTTTCTAACAGTTATCTTAAATCCTGTAGGTCTTCCTAATTTTGTTTGATCATCAGTAAGAGAATACTGAGTTTTAGCCATACAAATTGGAAGCTTATCATAACCGATTTTTTCGATTTCTAATATTTGTTTTTCAGCATTTGGAGTGTAATCAACTCCATCAGCTCCATAAATTTTTGTAGCAATTGCATTTATTTTTTCTTTGATTGATTGATTTTCATCGTAAGCAAATTCAAATTTGCCTTCATTTTCATCAATTAATCTAAGTACTTCTTTAGCTAATTCTTCTCCACCTTCTCCACCTTTAGCCCAAACTTCAGAAAGTGCAACATTAACGCCTAATTCTTTACACTTATCTTTTACAAGCTGAAGTTCTGCTTCAGTGTCTAGTGGGAACTTGTTAATAGCAACAACTGCTGGTAATTTAAATACCTTAGTTATGTTCTCAACATGTTTTAGTAGGTTTGGAAGTCCATTTTCAAGAGCTTCAAGGTTTTCATTGTTAAGTTGATCTTTTTTAACTCCGCCATTGTACTTAAGCGCTCTAACAGTAGCTACTATAATAACTGCATCTGGTTTTAGACCTGACATTCTGCATTTGATATCAAGGAATTTTTCAGCTCCAAGGTCAGCTCCAAAGCCTGCTTCAGTAACAACATAATCAGCGAAATGCATAGCCATTTTAGTTGCTATTACTGAGTTACAACCATGAGCTATATTTGCAAATGGTCCACCATGAACAAATGCTGGAGTACCTTCTAATGTTTGAACTAGGTTAGGCTTAAGAGCGTCTTTAAGAAGCGCTGCCATTGCTCCGTTAGCATTAAGCTGAGCTGCAGTAATTGGCTCACCTTTTCTAGAGTAACCAATTATAATTCTTCCTAATCTTTCCTTAAGGTCCATAATATCTGATGCTAAACAAAATGCAGCCATAACTTCAGATGCAACAGTAATATCAAATCCATCTTCTCTAGGGAATCCATTAGCTTTTCCACCAAGACCATCAGTAATAAATCTTAGCTGACGATCGTTCATGTCCATAGCTCTTCTCCAAGTTATTCTTCTTGGGTCTATATCAAGTGCATTTCCTTGATAGATATGGTTGTCAATCATAGTTGCTAGAAGGTTGTTTGCCGCTCCTATAGCATGGAAGTCTCCAGTAAAGTGAAGGTTGATATCTTCCATAGGAACTACCTGAGCATATCCTCCTCCAGCAGCTCCTCCCTTAACTCCAAATACTGGACCAAGTGATGGCTCACGAAGTGCAACTAAAGTATTTTTTCCAAGCTTTGCCAATCCATCAGCTACACCTATAGTAGTTGTAGTTTTACCTTCTCCAGCTGGAGTAGGATTAATCGCTGTAGTAAGAATTAGCTTTGCTTGTTTTCCTGTTTCTCTTTTCATAAGGTTATAATCAACCTTAGCTTTATATTTTCCATAAAGATCTAAATCTTCTTCTGTAAGATTTAATTTCTTAGCTATTTCCCTTATATCTTGCACCACTGCTTCCTGTGCAATTTCTATATCACTTTTAAAACCCATTTGAACTCCTCCTTAAATGATTTTTATTTTATTATACTATGAATCTTTTCTAACTGAGGACTCAATTGCATTTTTAATAATTTTTATTTCTTCCTTTAGATTTAGGTCTGCATCATACGCAGATTGATTATTTCTATCAGAATCAATAACATCTTTACTATAATGGATAAATCCTAGTAAGCTGTCCCCGACATTGTCTCTGATAAAATCTTCATCTTCTTTATTTCTAATCTTATTTGCTACTACCTTTATCTCCGATACCCCAATATCATTAGCTAGTTTTTTTACTTTTTCAAAAGTTTGAAGACTCCTAACCCCAGGTTCAATAACTACAATAAAAGCATCTACACCCGAAGCTGTACCTC
This portion of the Acetoanaerobium noterae genome encodes:
- a CDS encoding formate--tetrahydrofolate ligase produces the protein MGFKSDIEIAQEAVVQDIREIAKKLNLTEEDLDLYGKYKAKVDYNLMKRETGKQAKLILTTAINPTPAGEGKTTTTIGVADGLAKLGKNTLVALREPSLGPVFGVKGGAAGGGYAQVVPMEDINLHFTGDFHAIGAANNLLATMIDNHIYQGNALDIDPRRITWRRAMDMNDRQLRFITDGLGGKANGFPREDGFDITVASEVMAAFCLASDIMDLKERLGRIIIGYSRKGEPITAAQLNANGAMAALLKDALKPNLVQTLEGTPAFVHGGPFANIAHGCNSVIATKMAMHFADYVVTEAGFGADLGAEKFLDIKCRMSGLKPDAVIIVATVRALKYNGGVKKDQLNNENLEALENGLPNLLKHVENITKVFKLPAVVAINKFPLDTEAELQLVKDKCKELGVNVALSEVWAKGGEGGEELAKEVLRLIDENEGKFEFAYDENQSIKEKINAIATKIYGADGVDYTPNAEKQILEIEKIGYDKLPICMAKTQYSLTDDQTKLGRPTGFKITVRNIKVSAGAGFLVALTGEIMTMPGLPKAPAAEKIDVDSTGKIAGLF